In Arachis stenosperma cultivar V10309 chromosome 1, arast.V10309.gnm1.PFL2, whole genome shotgun sequence, one DNA window encodes the following:
- the LOC130966875 gene encoding sucrose synthase, which produces MASDRLTRVHSLRERLDETLTANRNEILALLSRIEAKGKGILQHHQVIAEFEEIPEENRQKLTDGAFGEVLRSTQEAIVLPPWVALAVRPRPGVWEYLRVNVHALVVEELQAAEYLRFKEELVDGSSNANFVLELDFEPFTASFPRPTLNKSIGNGVQFLNRHLSAKLFHDKESLHPLLEFLRLHSYKGKTLMLNDRIHNPDSLQHVLRKAEEYLGTLPAETPYSEFEHKFQEIGLERGWGDTAERVLESIQLLLDLLEAPDPCTLETFLDRIPMVFNVVILSPHGYFAQDNVLGYPDTGGQVVYILDQVRALENEMLHRIKQQGLDIVPRILIITRLLPDAVGTTCGQRLEKVFGTEHSHILRVPFRTEKGIVRKWISRFEVWPYLETYTEDVAHELAKELQGKPDLIVGNYSDGNIVASLLAHKLGVTQCTIAHALEKTKYPESDIYWKKFEEKYHFSCQFTADLFAMNHTDFIITSTFQEIAGSKDTVGQYESHTAFTLPGLYRVVHGIDVFDPKFNIVSPGADQTIYFPYTDGSRRLTAFHPEIEELLYSSVENEEHICVLKDRSKPIIFTMARLDRVKNITGLVEWYGKNARLRELVNLVVVAGDRRKESKDLEEKAEMKKMYGLIETYKLNGQFRWISSQMNRVRNGELYRVICDTKGAFVQPAVYEAFGLTVVEAMTCGLPTFATCNGGPAEIIVHGKSGFHIDPYHGDRAADLLVDFFDKCKVDPTHWDKISQGGLQRIEEKYTWQIYSQRLLTLTGVYGFWKHVSNLDRRESRRYLEMFYALKYRKLAESVPLAVEE; this is translated from the exons ATGGCCAGCGACCGTTTGACCCGCGTTCACAGCCTCCGTGAAAGGCTTGACGAAACCCTGACAGCCAACAGGAATGAGATTCTAGCTCTTCTGTCGAGGATCGAAGCCAAGGGTAAGGGGATCTTGCAACACCACCAAGTGATTGCTGAGTTTGAGGAAATCCCTGAGGAGAACAGGCAGAAGCTAACTGATGGTGCTTTTGGAGAAGTTCTTAGATCTACTCAG GAAGCAATTGTTTTGCCTCCCTGGGTTGCTCTGGCAGTTCGTCCAAGGCCTGGTGTTTGGGAGTACCTTCGTGTCAATGTCCATGCTCTTGTTGTAGAAGAGTTGCAAGCTGCCGAGTACTTGCGCTTCAAGGAGGAGCTTGTTGATGGAAG TTCTAATGCCAACTTCGTTCTTGAGTTGGACTTCGAGCCCTTCACTGCCTCCTTCCCTCGCCCAACTCTCAACAAGTCTATCGGTAACGGCGTGCAGTTCCTTAACCGCCACCTGTCCGCAAAACTCTTCCATGACAAGGAGAGCTTGCATCCGCTTCTTGAATTCCTCAGGCTTCACAGCTACAAGGGCAAG ACGTTGATGTTGAACGACAGAATCCATAACCCAGATTCACTCCAACATGTTCTAAGGAAGGCGGAGGAGTATCTGGGAACCCTTCCCGCTGAGACTCCTTACTCAGAATTCGAGCACAAGTTCCAGGAGATTGGATTGGAGAGAGGGTGGGGTGACACCGCCGAGCGTGTCCTTGAGTCCATCCAACTCCTCTTGGACCTTCTTGAGGCTCCTGATCCCTGCACCCTTGAGACCTTCCTCGATAGAATTCCCATGGTCTTCAACGTTGTCATCCTCTCTCCCCATGGTTACTTCGCCCAAGACAACGTTTTGGGCTACCCTGACACCGGTGGCCAGGTTGTTTACATCTTGGATCAAGTTCGTGCTTTGGAAAATGAGATGCTCCACCGCATCAAGCAACAAGGCTTGGATATCGTACCTCGCATTCTCATC ATCACCCGTCTTCTCCCTGATGCCGTAGGAACCACTTGTGGCCAACGTCTTGAGAAGGTTTTTGGGACCGAGCATTCTCACATTCTTCGTGTTCCCTTCAGAACAGAGAAGGGAATTGTTCGCAAATGGATCTCAAGATTCGAAGTCTGGCCCTATTTGGAAACTTACACCGAG GATGTTGCACATGAACTTGCCAAGGAATTGCAAGGCAAGCCAGATTTGATTGTTGGAAACTACAGTGATGGAAACATTGTTGCCTCCTTGTTGGCACACAAACTAGGTGTCACTCAG TGTACCATTGCTCATGCACTTGAGAAGACCAAGTATCCCGAATCCGACATTTACTGGAAGAAGTTTGAAGAGAAGTATCACTTCTCATGCCAATTCACAGCTGATCTTTTCGCCATGAACCACACTGACTTCATCATCACCAGTACATTCCAAGAAATTGCCGGAAG CAAGGACACAGTTGGACAGTATGAGAGTCACACAGCATTCACCCTCCCCGGACTGTACCGTGTTGTTCACGGCATTGATGTGTTCGATCCAAAGTTCAACATTGTGTCCCCTGGTGCTGACCAAACCATTTACTTCCCATACACCGATGGTAGCCGCAGGTTGACTGCATTCCACCCGGAGATCGAAGAGCTTCTCTACAGCTCAGTGGAGAATGAAGAACACAT TTGTGTGTTGAAGGACCGCAGCAAGCCAATCATCTTCACCATGGCTAGGTTGGACCGCGTCAAGAACATCACCGGACTTGTGGAATGGTACGGCAAAAACGCCCGCCTGCGCGAGCTTGTGAACTTGGTTGTGGTGGCCGGAGACAGGAGGAAGGAGTCGAAGGATCTTGAGGAGAAGGCGGAGATGAAGAAGATGTACGGGCTGATCGAGACGTACAAGCTGAACGGGCAGTTCAGGTGGATCTCGTCACAGATGAACCGTGTGAGGAATGGAGAGCTGTACCGTGTAATCTGCGACACCAAGGGAGCGTTCGTGCAGCCAGCCGTGTACGAAGCGTTCGGGTTGACGGTGGTTGAGGCCATGACATGCGGCTTGCCAACCTTCGCAACATGCAATGGTGGTCCTGCTGAGATCATTGTTCATGGCAAGTCGGGCTTCCACATCGACCCTTACCATGGTGACCGCGCCGCTGATCTGCTCGTTGATTTCTTTGACAAGTGCAAGGTTGATCCAACCCACTGGGACAAGATTTCCCAGGGTGGTCTCCAGCGTATTGAAGAGAA GTACACATGGCAAATCTACTCTCAGAGGCTTTTGACTCTAACCGGTGTCTATGGCTTCTGGAAGCATGTCTCCAACCTTGACCGCCGTGAGAGCCGCCGTTACCTTGAGATGTTCTATGCTCTTAAATACCGCAAATTG GCCGAGTCTGTGCCACTTGCTGTGGAGGAGTAA